Proteins co-encoded in one Sulfuricaulis limicola genomic window:
- the yidD gene encoding membrane protein insertion efficiency factor YidD, with the protein MQKILIALIRAYRYLLSPWFGQACRFHPSCSHYALESIEIHGSARGSWLALRRLLRCHPWHAGGYDPVPPVTHSHSDHAHRHG; encoded by the coding sequence GTGCAAAAAATCCTGATCGCCCTGATTCGTGCCTATCGCTATCTGCTGAGCCCCTGGTTCGGACAGGCCTGCCGGTTTCACCCGAGCTGTTCGCATTACGCGCTGGAGTCGATCGAAATCCATGGCAGCGCGCGCGGTTCGTGGCTGGCACTGCGCCGGCTATTGCGCTGCCACCCGTGGCACGCCGGCGGCTACGATCCGGTACCTCCCGTCACGCACTCTCATTCGGACCACGCCCACCGCCATGGATAA